A window of Microscilla marina ATCC 23134 contains these coding sequences:
- a CDS encoding MBL fold metallo-hydrolase yields the protein MKVTVLGSGTSQGVPVIACDCEVCQSLDYRDQRLRAAIHIEVDNQSIVVDTGPDFRQQMLRERITSLDAVLYTHQHKDHTAGMDDLRSFNFKQEKDVPVYARAEVMQQLKQEFAYIFVAKEKKYPGVLNIEEFIIENRPFDINGTTIIPIEVLHHKLPVFGFRVQNFTYVTDTNYIADNEIEKMKGTEFLILDALRKEEHISHFNIDQALEVIAKVQPKQAYLTHISHKMGLHADVNAELPENVQLAYDGLQIEC from the coding sequence ATGAAAGTAACAGTTCTGGGAAGTGGTACATCGCAGGGTGTACCTGTAATAGCATGTGATTGTGAGGTGTGCCAATCGTTAGATTACCGAGATCAGAGGTTGAGGGCAGCTATTCATATAGAGGTTGACAATCAAAGCATTGTAGTGGATACAGGACCCGATTTCAGACAACAGATGTTGCGTGAACGTATTACTTCGCTTGATGCTGTATTGTATACCCACCAACACAAAGACCACACGGCTGGTATGGATGACTTGCGTTCTTTTAACTTCAAACAAGAAAAGGATGTGCCTGTGTATGCCCGTGCCGAAGTAATGCAACAACTCAAGCAGGAATTTGCTTATATTTTTGTGGCAAAAGAAAAAAAATACCCAGGTGTGTTGAACATAGAAGAGTTCATCATTGAGAACAGACCTTTTGACATTAATGGCACCACAATTATTCCTATAGAAGTGCTACATCATAAGTTGCCTGTTTTTGGATTTAGAGTACAAAATTTTACCTATGTAACCGATACGAACTACATTGCTGACAATGAAATTGAAAAAATGAAGGGAACAGAATTCCTTATTTTGGATGCCCTACGCAAAGAAGAGCATATTTCGCACTTTAATATTGATCAGGCACTGGAAGTGATTGCTAAAGTTCAACCCAAACAAGCCTACCTTACCCACATTAGCCATAAGATGGGGTTACACGCAGATGTGAATGCAGAACTGCCTGAAAACGTGCAGCTTGCCTATGATGGTCTACAGATTGAGTGTTAG
- a CDS encoding response regulator, translating to MGKKILIAEDSSVIQNIATKVLSFQRYEIDSAKDGKQVMAKVAKENYDVILMDINMPKLDGMECSRQIRALEDEQKAKTPIIAITGNAKNYSPEDFSAAGINDFMPKPIDFDLLVQKVKEFTGSEV from the coding sequence ATGGGAAAAAAAATATTGATCGCAGAAGACAGTTCTGTAATTCAAAATATTGCTACCAAAGTCTTGTCATTTCAGCGTTATGAGATCGACTCTGCCAAAGATGGTAAGCAAGTAATGGCAAAAGTTGCCAAGGAAAACTATGACGTGATTTTGATGGATATCAACATGCCTAAACTGGATGGTATGGAGTGTTCACGTCAAATCAGAGCATTGGAAGACGAACAAAAGGCGAAAACGCCCATTATTGCCATTACCGGAAACGCCAAAAACTATTCACCAGAAGACTTTTCGGCGGCTGGTATCAATGACTTTATGCCTAAGCCGATTGATTTTGATTTATTGGTGCAAAAGGTAAAAGAATTTACCGGAAGCGAAGTGTAA
- a CDS encoding PAS domain-containing sensor histidine kinase yields MSEKPTYEVLAQKVAVLETRLQQLEYLDLFFQYSTDGIFLMMLDAPVHWNNAIDKEATLDYIFAHQRITRFNQEILKQNEMSAEAYQGMTLDDMYKGNLSKGRKLWTAFLDKGRWESEQNLLLTFAKKTLVIKGVYQAIYDDQGRFFGLFGVHKDITEQKRNEQQLKEIQHFNEVVFNSLDANICVLDPEGEIVQTNQAWKDFALENGGDFSRVAENVNYLNVCGVEGSSDLKSRNDQQEAAKAQQGISDVLQGKQTHFQLQYPCHGKDEERWFLMNVRALNGNIKGAVVSHVNVTSLKKAYDKIQDSEHKMQLITNALQLSIYQFISYKEEFIRFEFVSGGVKGVLKQNVNKTIDLKDLVGSISQNYRHEFNTSIKEALKNKTPWVMEFPVMVSPTEEKWLLAQAFPEEAGADKVYWNGLLMDISSHKALDRHLQLQEAIIHNLNDAILVTEAEPIDKPGPRILYVNAAFEKMTGYAIGEIKGETPRILQGAKTDRAVLDKMRSAFENWEPIEVELINYTKSGEEFWVNISIVPIANETGWYTHWVSIQKDITERKKQEEKIRASEIKYRTFFEESPVGVAIIDLDTKKAVEYNEQAATILGYSKEEFKDLSLLDYIKKNEEEINAVIHKLDTQVVFTSEQDIVKKNGEDGCMLVTLKKIEMEGRELVFSLRLDLTRQKHLENQFNAFFETSLDLLSMISFDGYFIKLNKAWEYTLGYTLEEMKSQPFIEFIHEDDREVSVSEAAKLTNGGSSIGFINRYKCKNGQYIWLEWNAIAIPSEKLLYASARDITSELKAKEDLAIKEAKYRALFEYSPEGILLFDENDWKPTEFNDKVVEILGYSREEFRQMPLQQYLVDYPDRVQIDEVAELVKKSESLEMEIRMVHKNGEIRIILAKIKYIELAEHGVFFDIWADITEKKRAEENIRVSEERFRSAIDSNLDAFYILDAYYDAQGGVIDFTFVDMNKVGCDVIKLPREEIFGKKLCDILPLNREQGFFEKYKQVFLTGKTLDEEVYLEDAKLKLSWIHHTVIKLKSGIAITTRDIHQRKFNEEQISIANEQLRTQQRQMEDLLQEITVSEQKFRSLAENIKDVFWVFKNGSIEYVSPAYEDIWQKSIQSLHNHSDMLLDRVHPDDKVRVKDVFYGEYYRKTGNFSEEYRLLRDDGTIHWVDVRTFPVVVTDATFHIVGIAKDITKRKETEKQLRQLNLKLAAQNNELITREEELKLTNEELNANKETLEEALDQLVRSESNLKALFDSSDQAIVLLDTQFKVISFNKAVNLFHPQLEQNPLKVGNSIFDHYFDTLEMKNAYSNKLKACLAGKVIMFERQLNYPDSAGVRWVETSLYPVRDHYQQIIGVALNEKDITAQRHIALKLRKSEIRLRGVLNNTVQAFFLLDKNHQLLLYNTAAVDYTRQAFGEQLKVGSDFMEFMPEDIKEVFNVRFAEALEGKWSSRERDIVFLDGSRHWFEVNYAPVESPEGDRDMVVFSMLDITERKRAEEREKKLLQEQIKYQLEQEALKRSAILEGQEKESHRISRELHDSVGQMLSALSYHLNDLDTMLKDNRNLGAPVEGVNKVDVTVERAKELLKEVIQEVREISHNLMPKILTDYGLIEALKQLRVDFASAVNIPINLDIFCESERFDDNIEISIFRITQEAVNNILKYAEASEVNIQLIEHETNLQLLVEDNGKGFKLVDVKTKSGNGLINMEERARLVGGTLSIDTEINKGTCIMVEIPLEHFGNEQAK; encoded by the coding sequence ATGTCAGAAAAACCGACCTATGAAGTCCTCGCGCAAAAAGTAGCAGTGCTCGAAACACGCCTACAACAACTAGAATACCTCGATTTATTTTTTCAGTACTCTACAGACGGAATCTTTTTGATGATGCTGGATGCACCTGTGCATTGGAACAATGCCATCGACAAAGAAGCTACACTTGATTATATTTTTGCTCACCAACGGATTACGCGGTTTAATCAGGAAATTCTCAAACAAAATGAAATGTCGGCAGAAGCCTATCAAGGAATGACACTTGATGATATGTATAAAGGCAACCTGAGCAAAGGGCGAAAGTTATGGACCGCTTTTTTAGATAAAGGGCGTTGGGAATCGGAACAAAATCTTTTGCTGACTTTTGCTAAAAAAACATTGGTTATAAAAGGAGTATATCAGGCAATATATGATGATCAAGGCAGGTTTTTTGGACTCTTTGGGGTGCATAAAGACATTACTGAACAAAAAAGAAATGAGCAGCAGCTTAAGGAGATTCAGCATTTTAATGAGGTGGTGTTTAACTCATTGGATGCCAATATTTGTGTATTAGACCCAGAGGGCGAAATAGTACAAACTAACCAAGCCTGGAAAGATTTTGCCCTAGAAAATGGTGGCGACTTTTCCAGGGTAGCCGAAAATGTCAACTACCTGAATGTATGCGGGGTAGAGGGGAGCTCTGATTTGAAAAGCAGGAATGACCAACAGGAAGCAGCAAAGGCACAACAAGGAATAAGCGATGTATTGCAAGGCAAACAAACCCATTTTCAGTTACAGTACCCTTGTCATGGAAAAGACGAAGAAAGATGGTTTTTAATGAATGTAAGAGCCTTGAATGGAAATATAAAAGGGGCGGTAGTTTCTCATGTAAATGTTACATCACTTAAAAAAGCTTACGATAAGATACAGGATAGTGAGCATAAGATGCAGTTGATTACCAATGCGTTACAATTATCGATTTATCAGTTTATTTCTTATAAAGAGGAGTTTATCCGGTTTGAGTTTGTGAGCGGAGGTGTAAAAGGAGTACTCAAGCAAAATGTGAATAAAACAATTGACCTTAAAGACCTGGTGGGGAGTATTAGTCAAAACTATAGGCATGAGTTCAACACGTCAATCAAAGAAGCCCTTAAGAACAAAACTCCTTGGGTGATGGAATTTCCGGTAATGGTTTCGCCCACTGAAGAAAAGTGGTTGCTTGCCCAGGCTTTTCCAGAAGAGGCAGGCGCAGATAAGGTATACTGGAATGGCTTGTTGATGGATATTAGTTCACACAAAGCTCTAGACAGACATTTACAGTTACAAGAGGCAATTATTCACAATTTGAATGATGCTATTTTGGTGACAGAAGCAGAGCCGATTGACAAACCTGGCCCACGTATTTTGTATGTAAATGCTGCTTTTGAGAAAATGACAGGGTATGCTATAGGTGAGATAAAGGGAGAAACACCCAGGATTTTGCAAGGTGCTAAAACAGATCGGGCTGTTTTGGACAAAATGAGGAGTGCATTTGAAAACTGGGAGCCAATAGAGGTGGAGCTGATAAATTATACAAAAAGCGGAGAAGAGTTTTGGGTAAATATTTCAATTGTACCCATAGCCAACGAAACGGGGTGGTACACACACTGGGTGTCAATTCAGAAAGATATCACTGAACGTAAAAAACAAGAGGAAAAAATAAGAGCCAGCGAAATCAAGTACCGTACTTTCTTTGAAGAGTCGCCAGTAGGGGTGGCAATTATTGACCTTGATACCAAAAAAGCAGTAGAGTACAACGAGCAAGCAGCTACTATACTAGGTTATAGTAAAGAGGAATTTAAAGACCTAAGTTTACTGGACTATATCAAAAAAAACGAAGAAGAAATTAACGCAGTGATTCATAAATTGGATACGCAGGTAGTGTTTACTTCTGAACAAGACATAGTGAAAAAGAATGGAGAGGATGGGTGTATGTTGGTGACTCTCAAAAAGATAGAAATGGAGGGGCGAGAACTGGTATTTAGTTTAAGGTTGGATCTTACCCGGCAAAAACACCTCGAAAACCAATTCAATGCATTTTTTGAAACGAGTCTTGACCTATTATCAATGATAAGTTTTGATGGCTACTTTATCAAGTTGAATAAAGCCTGGGAGTATACCTTGGGTTATACACTGGAAGAAATGAAAAGCCAGCCTTTTATTGAGTTTATTCATGAAGATGATAGAGAGGTGTCTGTGAGCGAAGCGGCCAAGCTTACGAATGGAGGGAGCTCTATAGGGTTTATTAATCGCTATAAGTGCAAAAATGGACAATACATCTGGCTTGAATGGAACGCCATTGCTATACCCAGCGAAAAACTACTGTACGCTTCTGCCCGCGATATTACCAGTGAACTCAAGGCAAAAGAAGACCTGGCAATCAAAGAAGCCAAGTATCGGGCTTTATTTGAATATTCGCCTGAGGGTATCTTGTTATTTGATGAGAATGACTGGAAACCTACCGAATTTAACGATAAGGTAGTGGAAATTTTAGGGTATTCCAGGGAAGAGTTTAGGCAAATGCCGCTTCAGCAATACCTGGTAGATTATCCTGATCGTGTACAAATAGACGAGGTAGCCGAACTGGTAAAAAAGAGTGAATCGCTGGAAATGGAGATCAGGATGGTTCATAAGAATGGCGAGATAAGAATTATTTTGGCTAAAATAAAATACATAGAGCTGGCCGAGCATGGGGTATTTTTTGATATTTGGGCAGACATTACCGAGAAAAAACGAGCAGAAGAAAATATAAGAGTGAGTGAAGAACGGTTTCGTTCGGCAATAGATAGCAACTTGGACGCTTTTTATATATTAGATGCCTATTACGATGCGCAAGGCGGGGTAATCGATTTTACTTTTGTAGACATGAATAAGGTAGGGTGCGATGTCATTAAACTGCCAAGAGAAGAAATATTTGGTAAAAAATTGTGTGATATATTACCTCTCAATCGTGAACAGGGCTTTTTTGAGAAGTATAAACAAGTTTTTTTAACTGGCAAAACCTTGGATGAGGAAGTTTATCTGGAAGATGCCAAGTTAAAACTAAGCTGGATACATCATACAGTTATTAAGCTCAAAAGTGGCATAGCCATTACTACACGAGACATTCATCAGCGTAAGTTCAACGAAGAACAAATTTCAATTGCCAACGAACAACTAAGAACACAACAACGACAAATGGAAGACTTGCTACAGGAAATTACTGTAAGCGAGCAAAAATTTAGGAGCCTTGCCGAAAACATAAAAGATGTATTCTGGGTGTTTAAGAATGGTTCTATAGAATACGTAAGCCCGGCATATGAAGATATATGGCAAAAAAGCATTCAAAGTTTACACAACCACAGTGATATGCTTTTAGACAGGGTGCACCCCGATGACAAAGTACGTGTGAAGGATGTATTTTATGGGGAGTACTATCGTAAAACAGGTAATTTTAGTGAGGAATACAGATTATTGAGAGACGATGGGACTATACATTGGGTAGACGTACGAACTTTTCCGGTGGTTGTAACCGATGCAACTTTTCATATTGTAGGCATCGCCAAAGATATTACCAAAAGAAAAGAAACAGAGAAACAATTGCGGCAACTAAACCTCAAGCTTGCTGCACAAAACAATGAACTTATTACCCGTGAGGAAGAGTTAAAGCTTACAAATGAGGAGTTAAATGCTAATAAAGAGACGCTAGAGGAAGCGTTGGATCAATTGGTGCGGAGTGAAAGCAACCTAAAAGCTTTATTTGATAGTTCAGATCAGGCAATTGTATTATTAGACACCCAGTTTAAGGTAATATCTTTCAACAAAGCGGTAAACTTGTTTCACCCTCAACTGGAGCAAAATCCACTAAAAGTGGGTAACTCAATATTCGATCATTATTTTGATACGCTTGAGATGAAAAATGCTTATAGTAATAAGCTCAAAGCTTGTCTGGCTGGCAAAGTGATTATGTTTGAGCGCCAGTTGAATTACCCTGATTCTGCTGGGGTACGTTGGGTAGAAACCTCACTTTACCCAGTGCGTGACCACTACCAACAAATCATTGGTGTGGCATTGAACGAAAAAGACATTACTGCTCAACGGCACATTGCCCTTAAACTTAGAAAAAGCGAGATAAGACTCCGTGGTGTGCTCAACAATACCGTGCAAGCCTTTTTTCTTCTGGATAAAAATCATCAGTTGTTACTGTATAATACAGCCGCAGTAGACTATACCAGACAAGCCTTTGGAGAGCAGCTCAAGGTAGGCAGTGATTTTATGGAGTTTATGCCCGAAGATATCAAAGAAGTATTTAACGTGAGGTTTGCAGAGGCACTTGAAGGTAAGTGGAGTTCAAGAGAAAGAGACATTGTATTTTTAGACGGCAGCAGGCATTGGTTTGAGGTAAACTATGCTCCAGTAGAAAGTCCGGAAGGAGACCGGGACATGGTGGTGTTTTCTATGCTTGACATTACAGAGAGAAAAAGGGCGGAGGAACGGGAGAAAAAATTGTTACAAGAGCAAATCAAGTATCAACTGGAGCAGGAAGCCCTCAAACGCAGTGCTATTCTGGAGGGGCAAGAAAAGGAGAGTCACCGGATATCGCGTGAGCTGCACGATAGTGTAGGGCAAATGTTATCTGCTTTGAGTTACCATCTCAACGACCTGGACACCATGTTGAAAGACAACAGAAACCTGGGTGCCCCTGTAGAAGGGGTTAATAAAGTAGATGTGACAGTCGAACGGGCAAAAGAATTATTGAAAGAAGTGATTCAAGAGGTAAGGGAAATATCTCATAATTTAATGCCTAAAATTCTGACCGATTATGGTTTGATAGAAGCACTTAAGCAGTTAAGGGTTGACTTTGCGTCGGCAGTAAACATACCTATTAACCTGGATATTTTCTGTGAATCTGAAAGGTTTGATGATAACATAGAAATTAGTATTTTTAGAATTACGCAAGAGGCAGTGAATAACATACTTAAATATGCAGAAGCTTCTGAAGTAAATATTCAATTGATAGAGCACGAAACCAACCTACAGTTATTGGTAGAAGATAATGGCAAAGGGTTTAAACTGGTTGATGTAAAAACAAAAAGTGGGAATGGGCTCATTAACATGGAAGAAAGAGCAAGATTGGTAGGGGGAACACTCTCGATAGATACTGAAATAAATAAAGGAACGTGCATTATGGTAGAGATACCATTGGAGCATTTTGGTAATGAACAAGCAAAATAA